A window of Fluoribacter dumoffii NY 23 contains these coding sequences:
- a CDS encoding helix-turn-helix transcriptional regulator: MRGHQFKQQILFIRDVEQIIGRNRLTLRRWWATGKFPKPVKLNNSVLSWHYDVIEQWIHQNLYLNN; the protein is encoded by the coding sequence ATGAGAGGACATCAATTTAAACAGCAAATATTGTTCATCAGGGATGTTGAGCAAATTATTGGCCGAAACAGACTGACGCTACGGAGATGGTGGGCAACTGGAAAATTCCCTAAGCCTGTGAAGTTGAATAATAGTGTACTATCTTGGCACTATGATGTTATTGAGCAATGGATACATCAAAATCTTTATTTGAACAATTAA
- a CDS encoding helix-turn-helix domain-containing protein, whose product MNVKEKIGQRIKQERTTKGLTRKALAELTENLNISRINNYERGERTPGPEEITQLAKALEVSPAFLMGLSDNRDGEINRNSGIGTLIPLLDYKQACDPVFNIQKIKNELHPEKITFVPVSPDVANPIDENAFALQIKDNSMEPEFRVNDILIFNPNAKLNPGDFVAAKMGNEDEIIIRKYRQISVSQTEQSFELIALNEDWANIQINNQIIECKIIACAIYLNRKIK is encoded by the coding sequence ATGAACGTCAAAGAAAAAATTGGACAACGGATAAAACAAGAACGGACAACCAAAGGTCTGACCAGAAAAGCATTGGCGGAATTAACCGAAAATTTAAATATTTCCCGAATCAACAATTATGAACGTGGAGAAAGAACTCCTGGCCCAGAAGAAATTACGCAGTTAGCAAAAGCTTTGGAAGTGTCCCCTGCTTTTCTGATGGGATTATCAGATAATCGAGATGGAGAAATAAATAGAAACTCTGGAATTGGGACATTAATACCATTACTGGACTACAAACAAGCATGCGATCCGGTATTTAATATCCAAAAAATTAAAAACGAACTTCATCCCGAAAAAATAACTTTTGTACCTGTCAGTCCCGATGTAGCAAATCCGATAGATGAAAATGCTTTTGCATTGCAAATTAAAGACAATAGTATGGAGCCTGAGTTCAGAGTAAATGATATTTTAATTTTTAATCCTAATGCAAAACTCAACCCAGGAGATTTTGTCGCAGCAAAAATGGGAAATGAAGACGAAATAATAATTCGTAAATACAGGCAAATATCTGTTTCCCAAACAGAACAATCCTTTGAATTAATTGCTTTAAATGAAGATTGGGCAAATATTCAGATTAATAATCAAATAATAGAATGCAAAATAATTGCTTGTGCAATCTATTTAAATAGAAAAATTAAATAA
- a CDS encoding XRE family transcriptional regulator, producing the protein MDNDEFFEGSGNTFKDVGCDEIEAKNLQFRSHLMTILVRYIQEKGFTQKDAAKQLHVSQPRISNLLHGKIDLFSVGMLLDMMEHAGFQIYKKFEGITKTKKSENPDCLSVVSQAFIIATNEIIDIFHTYPARVTLNTEFSMIMMKIYQNFMLDILPGAQLLIDKKKIYSFSIICRSVFDIIIQLKWILSLPENEKDKAIERFLNFEGLGLKTNGKVTNNWQKVIDPDYTSRKIAQDIGLDREIMSLPLAESYNIKDKKISKIDLTTFDYLSKVVHWNPTIINKLIGYNSDLKLGHTSEYLRMAIISSGTFISCAIIFTELFVESFFNQETENVKNKTNQIQRKFQQFLTKL; encoded by the coding sequence ATGGATAATGATGAATTTTTTGAAGGCTCAGGAAATACATTTAAAGACGTTGGCTGTGATGAGATTGAAGCTAAAAATCTACAATTTCGATCCCATTTAATGACCATATTAGTTCGTTACATACAAGAAAAAGGCTTCACACAAAAAGATGCGGCAAAGCAATTACATGTTTCACAACCACGGATTAGTAATCTATTACATGGAAAAATTGATTTATTTAGCGTCGGTATGTTACTCGATATGATGGAGCATGCTGGGTTTCAAATTTACAAAAAATTTGAGGGGATTACAAAAACAAAAAAATCAGAAAATCCAGACTGTTTAAGCGTTGTATCTCAAGCATTTATTATAGCAACAAACGAAATTATAGATATTTTCCACACATATCCAGCTCGCGTAACACTAAATACAGAGTTTTCTATGATCATGATGAAGATCTATCAAAATTTTATGCTAGACATTCTACCTGGAGCCCAATTACTCATAGATAAGAAAAAAATTTATAGCTTTTCTATAATTTGCCGTTCAGTATTTGACATTATTATTCAACTTAAATGGATTTTAAGTTTACCAGAGAATGAAAAAGATAAAGCTATTGAACGCTTTTTAAATTTTGAAGGTTTAGGGCTTAAAACCAATGGAAAAGTAACAAATAATTGGCAGAAAGTTATAGATCCAGATTACACTTCAAGAAAAATTGCCCAAGATATCGGACTAGATAGAGAAATAATGTCTTTGCCACTAGCAGAATCTTATAATATAAAGGATAAAAAAATATCAAAAATAGATTTAACTACGTTTGATTATCTATCTAAAGTAGTTCATTGGAACCCAACTATTATCAATAAACTAATAGGATATAATTCTGATCTGAAACTTGGTCATACATCTGAGTATTTAAGGATGGCAATAATTTCATCTGGAACATTTATTAGTTGTGCAATAATTTTTACAGAATTGTTTGTTGAGAGTTTTTTCAATCAAGAAACTGAGAATGTAAAAAATAAAACAAATCAAATACAAAGAAAATTCCAACAGTTTCTTACAAAGCTATAA
- a CDS encoding type II toxin-antitoxin system RelE/ParE family toxin, which translates to MKKIYYCSSSQKDIGTFPNKSKQRIARLLDMLAEGLKLQPNDFKYMETVGTGVYELRVKIDKQNYRVFYVAKFEEAIYVLHAFVKKSQETPQQDIDKAKERYNTLLRHRKGER; encoded by the coding sequence ATGAAGAAAATTTATTATTGCTCAAGCAGCCAGAAGGACATTGGTACCTTTCCTAACAAATCAAAACAACGTATTGCGCGATTGCTTGATATGTTAGCAGAAGGTTTGAAGTTACAGCCAAATGACTTTAAATATATGGAGACAGTAGGGACAGGGGTCTATGAACTTAGAGTAAAAATAGATAAACAGAATTATCGTGTTTTTTACGTAGCTAAATTTGAAGAAGCCATTTATGTATTGCACGCATTTGTTAAAAAATCACAAGAAACACCGCAACAAGATATTGATAAAGCTAAGGAGCGTTATAACACTCTTTTGCGCCATCGAAAAGGAGAGCGATAA